The stretch of DNA AACTTCATTTTCGACCAATCTAATGAAGATACACATACAGCTTACTTTGTTCAGTTGAATTTAGTAAATGATACATGTAACTGTAATGTTTATCCAATCCATATTTCCAATTACTTGCCGATTCACATGGGTACTGAAGATGGTTATAATCTTTTAAGTGGATTAACTCCTAACTGCGAGGAATTGGATATTACAAATGGTGTAGGTAGACTTAATTTCACTTTGTCTGACAAGTGAGGTTTAACAGATTAATTTCGTATAAGTGATTTCAATAATCACTTACCATTTTCTTTTTGAAAGTGCTTTCAATCTCTTTTTTTCTATATTTTTCTCTTTTTCTGATTGGTATTGCCTTTTCTGGCGATTGGTTGTTGTTTCATTGTTTCTCATAATTGTTATAAGGTCAATTGAATTGCCGCTACAACCCATCAATACTCTGATTTCTTTGTAGTCTTTGTTAATTGGGGCCGGAAATACGACTGCATATGTATTGCTGTCTATATGCTCCCAGCTAATTGGTTCTTCATTCATTATGCAATCTATGATATATTGCCTTGATATTCCATTATCCTGCAATCTTTCAATGAAATGTCTGTTTTCAAAACACCAATTTATGCCTGATGTTTCACCCATTATAAATTTGTCAAATACGTTCATCAAAATTAATATGTAAAACTTATTATATATTGTTTTACAAAAATTTAAGTATGAGTCAAAGGGTGCAATGGGATTCAACATTGGCTTTTATTTTTGCAATGGTGGGAGCCGCTGTTGGTCTGGGTAATATTTGGAGATTTAGTTATGTACTTTATTCTAATGGTGGTGGATCATTTTTCATCCCATACTTTGTAGCAATTGCTATAATGGGAGTTCCTTTTTTAATATTGGAATATGGTGTTGGTTTCTCATTTAAGGAATCGTTTTCAAATATTTTGCGGGAGATTAAACCCCAATTCGAGTTAATTGCCTGGATGTTGGTTTTATTTGTATTTCTAGTTACAGTCTATTACATGGTTATTTTAGGTTGGGACTTTGTATATCTTATGAGCAGTTTTAAATTCAACTGGGGAACAGATACTGCAGCATTCTTTGTAAATGAGGTAGGTGGAAGTTCAAACCTTGCTGATGCGGGTTATCTTTTAATACCTACAACTATTGCAGTTTTAGTATTGTGGTTTATTTTATGGTTTATTTCACAAAAGAATATTGATGAAGGTATCGGTAAAGTTTCAAAATTCCTCATTCCGGCCTTATTTGTTATAATGGCAGTCATCATTGTTTATGCGTTAACCTTGCCGGGAGCAAGCATAGGAATTAGCACTCTTTTAACTCCTGACTGGAGCAAGTTATTGGACATAAACATCTGGCTTGCGGCATTTGCCCAAATTATATTTTCATTGAGTATGGGTCAGGCCATCGCAACCACATATGCAAGCTATTTGCCTGATGACTCCAAATTAATTGATAATGTCTTGATTGTTGTTGCATCAAACTCATTATTTGAAATATGTACTGCATTTGGCGTATTTTCAATTCTTGGACATATGTCCTATTCATTTGGTATGCCAATGGTTCAGTTAATTACTGAAGGTACTGGTTTGGTATTTGTTGTTTTCCCAATGATTTTCAATGTAATGGGTCCTATTGGTCACGTTTTAGCACCGTTATTCTTTTTAGCAATTCTATTTGCAGGAATAACTTCTGCATTAGGATTTTTCGAACCGATGTTAAGCTCAGCCACTGAAAAATTTGGCTGGTCAAGGAAAAAAACTGCAACCCTGCTGTCAATTGTTGGTTGCGCAATTTCACTATTGCTAACATGCGGAATAGGCAGTTATCTTGTTCAAATCATTGACACTTTTGTAAATGAATTTGGAATATTGCTTTTAATTGCCGTACAATGTATTATATTTGCATGGTTCTATGGTGTTGATAAATTTTTACCTGCATTGAATAAGTGTTCTTCATTTAAAGTCGGTAAAATATGGATGTTTATAATCAAATACTTATTGCCTGCTTTTTTAATCATTATCTGGTTAATTGGTATTGTAAAATTGTTTTCAACATCAAATGGCTTAGAATTGCTTATTGATTCAGTAATAGTTATTGTGATAGCGGTTCTTTCAGTTCTATTGTCCAAAATTAATTATATTACTAAATAACTTTTCCCTATTTTCCATTATTTCATTGAAAAAATATGACATATAATTAATTGCACGAGGGATTTAATCATTTTTAGATGGTATTCCATTAAAATTATTGGGCTGTTTTTTAGAATTCAAGTTTATAAAATAAAAGAAGATATATTAAATCATGTTATCTGCATGATTCAATAAGTTTTGTATGCATCGTAACCTGCATATAAATGGTATAATGTACTAATCGCACTTCCAAAAATGTTGTTGGCAAAATAATAGATTAATGCATGAATCACAAGCATTACTATAAAAAAGATTATGGCTCTTTTTTTATATCCATTAATCGCCTGACCAAGTCCTGGAAGTATAAAGGATAATACTCCATTTACCAAGGCATCATTTTCCATTTTTTCACCTCTAAACTCCTAATAATAGTAGAATAAAAATAAATGCATCTGTAAAAAGATGAGACATGTAGGGAACAAATAGGTTTTTAGTTTTATAATAACCATAAATTTCAAATATGGTTCCTAAGCCCTGAATTAACAATGCGGAAGCTATTGTAATTGTAAATCCATCATAATGGAGCAGTCCAAATCCAATCATGATCATAATTGCCGATACAACCATTGCCAATTTACGATTTGAAGTGTATTTGTAAACAAGCCTCATAATAATCATGAGCGGAATGAATTTCAATAATTCTTCTCCCATCATTGAAAATATTAAGGATATGGTCATTTCCACATTAACAACAAACGCATCA from Methanobrevibacter sp. YE315 encodes:
- a CDS encoding DUF4258 domain-containing protein yields the protein MNVFDKFIMGETSGINWCFENRHFIERLQDNGISRQYIIDCIMNEEPISWEHIDSNTYAVVFPAPINKDYKEIRVLMGCSGNSIDLITIMRNNETTTNRQKRQYQSEKEKNIEKKRLKALSKRKW
- a CDS encoding sodium-dependent transporter; this translates as MSQRVQWDSTLAFIFAMVGAAVGLGNIWRFSYVLYSNGGGSFFIPYFVAIAIMGVPFLILEYGVGFSFKESFSNILREIKPQFELIAWMLVLFVFLVTVYYMVILGWDFVYLMSSFKFNWGTDTAAFFVNEVGGSSNLADAGYLLIPTTIAVLVLWFILWFISQKNIDEGIGKVSKFLIPALFVIMAVIIVYALTLPGASIGISTLLTPDWSKLLDINIWLAAFAQIIFSLSMGQAIATTYASYLPDDSKLIDNVLIVVASNSLFEICTAFGVFSILGHMSYSFGMPMVQLITEGTGLVFVVFPMIFNVMGPIGHVLAPLFFLAILFAGITSALGFFEPMLSSATEKFGWSRKKTATLLSIVGCAISLLLTCGIGSYLVQIIDTFVNEFGILLLIAVQCIIFAWFYGVDKFLPALNKCSSFKVGKIWMFIIKYLLPAFLIIIWLIGIVKLFSTSNGLELLIDSVIVIVIAVLSVLLSKINYITK